A region from the Streptomyces tsukubensis genome encodes:
- a CDS encoding DUF503 domain-containing protein, with amino-acid sequence MYVGTLSFDLLLGDVRSLKEKRSVVRPIVAELHRKFAVSAAETGDQDLYRRAAIGLAVVSGDTGHLADVLDRCERFVAARPEVELLSVRRRLHSDED; translated from the coding sequence ATGTATGTGGGAACGCTGTCCTTCGATCTGCTCCTCGGCGACGTACGGTCGCTGAAGGAGAAGCGCTCCGTGGTCCGTCCGATCGTCGCCGAGCTCCACCGCAAGTTCGCGGTGAGCGCGGCGGAGACCGGCGACCAGGACCTCTACCGAAGGGCCGCGATCGGCCTCGCGGTGGTCTCCGGCGACACCGGACATCTGGCCGACGTACTCGACCGGTGCGAACGCTTCGTCGCCGCCCGGCCGGAAGTGGAACTGCTCTCGGTTCGACGCAGGCTCCACAGCGACGAAGACTGA
- the rbfA gene encoding 30S ribosome-binding factor RbfA, with protein sequence MADNARAKKLADLIREVVAEKLQRGIKDPRLGSHVTITDTRVTGDLREATVFYTVYGDDEDRASAAAGLQSAKGVLRSAVGAAAGTKFTPTLTFVADALPENAKTIEDLLDQARASDARVREVSSGAAYAGDADPYRKPEDDADDAAEGDDGATDGDRSGGSASA encoded by the coding sequence GTGGCCGACAACGCGCGGGCGAAGAAACTGGCGGACCTGATCAGGGAAGTCGTCGCCGAGAAGCTACAGCGCGGTATCAAGGACCCGCGGCTCGGCTCGCACGTGACCATCACCGACACCCGGGTCACCGGCGATCTGCGGGAGGCCACGGTCTTCTACACGGTCTACGGCGACGACGAGGACCGGGCCAGCGCCGCAGCCGGGCTCCAGAGCGCCAAGGGCGTCCTGCGCAGCGCGGTCGGCGCCGCGGCGGGCACCAAGTTCACCCCGACGCTGACCTTCGTCGCGGACGCCCTCCCGGAGAACGCCAAGACCATCGAGGACCTCCTCGACCAGGCCCGCGCCTCGGACGCCCGGGTCCGCGAGGTCTCCTCGGGAGCCGCGTACGCCGGTGACGCCGATCCGTACCGCAAGCCCGAAGACGACGCCGACGACGCCGCCGAAGGCGACGACGGCGCCACCGACGGTGACCGCAGCGGGGGCTCCGCGTCCGCATGA